DNA from Salinispora arenicola:
GAGCGGGATCACACCGAGCAGAGCATGCTGCGCCAGTTCAAGGAGGGCTGGCAGTTCATCAGCCAGACCCCGCTGGTCCGGGGTCTGGTGCTGGGCATCTTCGGCGCCTTCGCCGGGGGCGGCATCGTGATCGGCACCGCCCGCTTCTTCGCCAACTCGCTCGGTGCCGGCGACGCCGCGTTCTACCTGCTGTTCGGCGCCATCTTCATCGGCCTGGCGATCGGCATCGGGCTCGGTCCGATGATCGTCAAGGAGATGTCCCGGCGACGCTGGTTCGGTATGAGCATCGTGCTCGCCAGCGCGGCGGTGATGACCCTGTCCTTCGCCATCCACCTCTCCATGGCCATGATGGGTGCCGTCCTGGTCGGCGCGGGCGCCGGCATGGCCTTCCTCGCCGGCACCACGCTGCTCGGTGGCGAGATCGCCGACGAGGTGCGGGGGCGGGTGTTCGCGGTGGTGCAGATCGGCACCCGGCTGGTGCTGATCCTGGCCATCGCGTTGAGTAGCCTGCTTGCCGGCGTCGGTGGCTCTCGTCGCTTCGAGATCGCCAACCTGGGGATCTCGATCTCCTCCACCCGGCTGCTGCTGCTCGCCGCAGGGTTGGCTGGCATCTTCGCCGGAATAAGCGCATTCGGTCAGATGGACGACAAGAAGGGCGTGCCGGTCCTGGCCGACCTGTGGGGTTCGGTGCGTGGCCGGCCACTGACACCCGCCGAGCCGTTCGTCTCCGCCGGGCTGTTCGTGGTCTTCGAGGGCGGTGAGGGGGCCGGCAAGTCCACCCAGCTCGCCCTGCTCGCTGCGCGGCTGCGTGACCAGGGCCGGGACGTGGTGGTCACCCGCGAGCCCGGTGCCACCGGAATCGGCGAACGAATCCGGTCCCTGCTGCTCGGCCAGCCGGGTTCCGAGGTGCCCTCCCCACGTGCCGAGGCGCTGCTCTACGCCGCCGACCGGGCCCACCACGTGGCCACCGTGGTGCGGCCGGCGTTGGCCCGGGGCGCCGTCGTGGTGAGCGACCGCTACATCGATTCGTCCCTGGCCTACCAGGGCGCGGGGCGCACGCTCCCGGTCGACGAAGTCTCCTGGCTCTCCTCCTGGGCCACCGGCGGGCTCAAGCCCGACCTGGTGGTGCTGCTCGACATCGACCCGCATACCGGGCTGTCCCGGGTTGCCGTCCGCAGCGGGGCCACCGACCACCTGGAGGCCGAGTCGGTCAGCTTCCACGAACGGGTCCGGTACGCGTTCCTCGACCTCGCCGCCACCGATCCGAAGCACTACCTGGTGCTGGACGCCGCCCGTCCGGCTGACGAGATCGCCGACGAGGTGGCGCGGCGGATCACCGAGCTGCTCGGCACGCCGACCGGCGGGCCGAACTCGTCCGCCGCGGGCGGGCCGAACCCGTCGGCGGTGAACGGGCCGAACCCGTCGGCAGCGAGTAGACCAGACACATCGGTTCAGTCCGAGTTATCCGACCCGAAGCTGGTGACGATGGAGCGTCAGAGTTGATGCCGGACGTCTTCGCCGACCTGGTTGGCCAGGACGAGACGGTTGAGGCGTTACGTCGGGCCGCCGCGGACGCCGCCACCATCCTGCGCGCCGGGCCGCCCGACCTGACGGCCCCGGACGGCGCGGCTCCCACCTCCGACGGCGCCCTGGCCCAGATCGGTTCGACCAGGCCGGGGGAGCACGAACCGGGGGCGGGAATGACCCACGCCTGGATCTTCACCGGGCCACCCGGGTCGGGTCGGTCGGTCGCCGCACGGGCCTTCGCCGCCGCCCTCCAGTGCCTGCACGGCACCGGGTGCGGCAGCTGCCCCGGCTGCCACACCACCATGGCCGGCACCCACGCCGACGTTCGACTGGTGGTACCCGAAGGGCTGTCCATCGGCGTCAACGAGATGCGTGCCCTGGTGCTGCGCGCTGCCAGCACCCCCTCCGGTGGGCGCTGGCAGGTGGTGGTCATCGAGGACGCGGACCGCCTCACCGAGGCCGCCGGCAACGCCCTGCTGAAGGCGGTGGAGGAGCCGCCCCCACGAACGGTCTTCCTGCTCTGCGCGCCGTCCACCCACCCCGACGACATCTCGGTGACCATCCGGTCGCGCTGCCGGGTCGTACCACTGCGGCAGCCCGCACCGGCGGCGGTCGCCGAGGTGCTCGTCCGGCGAGACGGCGTCGAGCCCGACGTGGCGCGGTGGGCGGCCGCCGCCGCCCAGGGACACGTCGGGCGGGCCCGGCGGCTGGCCCGCGACCCGGAGGCGCGCGCCCGCCGGGACGCGGTGCTCGCGGTTCCCCGCCAGCTCACCGGGGTGGGCGCGGCAATCGACGCCGCCGCCGCGCTGATCGGGGCCGCCGAGGCGGAGGCCGCCGCGTCGGTGGCGGACACCGACGCGGCCGAGCGGGCCGCGCTGGAGACGGCCCTCGGTGCGGGCGGCACCGGCCGGGGCGCGGCCGGAGCGTTCCGGGGCGCCGCCGGACAGGTCAAGGAGCTGGAGCGGCGGCAGAAATCCCGGGCCACCCGGGCGCAGCGCGACGCCCTGGACCGGGCGCTGGTGGACCTCGCCGGCTTCTACCGGGACGCGCTCACGATGGCGCTGCACGCCCCCGTCGAACCGGTGAACACCGACACCAGCACGGTCGCCGGGGCCGGGGCCCGCAAATGGGAAGCCGACGGCGCGCTCCGCCGCCTGGAAGCAGTCCTGGCCTGCCGGACCGCGATCGAGGCGAACGTCAAGCCCCGGATCGCCGTCGAGGCGATGATGCTTGCCCTCTGGAAAGGCTGATACCGGCCTCGCACCTCACCGCCCCCGGGCAGTCCCCAGCAGCATCGACACATTCAACTCCGGTGCGGTACGGTCCGGTGTGCCATAGTGACGCGGGGGCGACGCTGAGTGATGCCAGTGCGGGAGGAGTCCGCGGATGCCGCGGGGGGAGATCGACGAATCCTGGATCGAGGAGGCGGTGCAGCGCTACCGTCGGATCGAGTTTCTGCAGGCCGAGTTCGACCAGGCGGTGACAAAGGTCGAGGTCACGGTCCGCTCACCAGACGGGCTGGTCGAGGTGGTGGTCACCGCGGGCGGGCGGATCACCGACGTTCGGTTCCTCGGTGCGTTGCAGAACCGCCACCCCCGTGACATCGCCGGATCCGTGCAGGCGGCGGTGGCCGCCGCGGCGGACGCCGCGCAGTGGGCGCGGGAGAAGCTACACAACGAAACCTTCGCCGACTACCGCCCGCTCACGGGGGCGTGAGTGGAGACGCTGCGCGCCCTCGCCGTCCGGCTGGACTCCGCGAGCGAGACCCTGACCGATCTGTCCAAGGCCGTGCCCGCCACCGATCCGGCGGAGGTCGCCTTCGGTGGTGACGCCGCGGGACGGCCCGGGGAGGTCGGCCGGGCCCTGCACCGGCAGTGGACGGCCGCCACCGGTGACCGGGCCCGGGAGGCCCACGTCGCCGCCCAGCGGCTGGCCGCCGTGGCAGCCGCCGTCCGGGCCGCCGCCGACCGCTACGTCGAGACCGACCAGGCTGCCGGTCGGCGGTTCGTCGGGGAGACGTGATGGACCCACTGGACCGGCTCGCCGAGCCCGGCCTCGACCTACTGCACCGGGTCGACACACTGCTCGCGACCGGTGCCCCGGAGGGGCACCGGATCTGGCCACTGCTGCGTCGCATGCAGGTGCTCCCCGGCGAGGCCGTCCGGAGCTTCCTGGAGCTACCCGCCGCGGCACTCGCCGACGCCGGCCGGTCGGTGCGTCAACTGGTCCGCAGCTACGACGAGGCCTCCGCCGCGCTCACCGACTCGGTGCCCTGGTCCGGTCCCGCCGCGACCGCGTACGGGGAGTACCGTGCGGCGCTGCTGCGCCACCTCGACGAGGGGCCGGAGAGCCTGGTCGGTCGGCTGGAGTCGACCGCCGGATACGCCGACGCCCTGGCCGACTGGGTCGAGGGCAGCCGGCGTGCACTTGCCCGGACCCTGGCACACGCGTTGGCCTCCACCGAGGCGGTCGCGGTGGTCGCCGCGACCGCGGGGCCACGCACGACCGCGGCGCAACTCACGTCGCCCGCGCCACGTCCCTCGGCGGAGAACGAGGCCGCCGAGATCGCCGCGCGGGTGTTGGCGGTGCTGTGCGCCGCCTATGACGGCGCGGAGACACTCCTGCGTCAGTGGGGGCCCAGCCTGGCCGAATCCTCCTGGCCGGCGCCGGTCACCGCGGCGCCCCGTTATGACGCCCCGACCCAAGTCGGTTGGTGAGCATTCATGTATCGGCCGGGAACAGCCGTCCGGGGTGGGCCGGCCGGGGACGTAGGGTGAGGTTATGGGCATGCTCTGTGCGGTCAGTTTCCACCGGTACGGGCGCCTCTACTATCTCGACCCGGGCGAGTTCCGGCCCCAGGTCGGTGACAAGGTGCTGGTGCCCACCGATGAGGGGCCGGAGGTGGCCGAGTGTGTCTGGGCCGCCCAGTGGACCTCCGACGACACCGACGGATTCCCCCGCCTGGCCGGGCTGGCCCAGGAGGAGGACCTGCGCCGCGACGAAGCCCTGCGACGGCGCAGGGCCGAGGCGAAGGTAGCGGCGAAACGCCTGATCCGGGAGCACGGCCTGCCCATGAAGGTCGTCGCCGTGGACCACGTGCGCGGGGGGACAGAGGGCGGGGAACGAAGCACGATCTACTTCACCGCCCCGCACCGGGTGGACTTCCGGTCACTGGTCCGGGATCTCGGCGCGACCCTGCGCTGCCGCGTCGAGCTGCGCCAGCTCTCCGCCCGCGACTCCGCCCGGGTACAGGGCGGCATCGGCTCCTGCGGGCGGGACCTGTGCTGCGCCACCTTCCTCACCGACTTCGAGCCGGTGACCATCCGGATGGCCAAGGACCAGGACCTACCCCTCAACCCGCTGCGCATCTCCGGCGCGTGTGGCCGGCTGATGTGCTGCCTCAAGTTCGAGCATCCGCTCTACTCCGAAAGCAGCGCCTACCCCGCCTCGGGCCAGCGAGTCGAGACGCCAGCGGGAACAGCGAAGGTCGTGTCTCGGCATCCCCCCAGCGAGACGGTCACCGTCCGGCAGATCGCCGACGGGTCCACCCGGCGGTGTGCGCTCTCCGACGTCTGCGGGTCGCGCCAGGCGTACGACACCCGCGACCGCACCTGACCGCGAGCACCAGCGGACTCAGCAGAGGACCACCGG
Protein-coding regions in this window:
- the tmk gene encoding dTMP kinase; this encodes MLGAASFGDWFGLLATSVFAASQVEGSTAKGAAFGTVIAIRLLPALVLGPIAGVLADRFDRRWTMVICDVLRFLLFASIPLVAVLGASGAVVVGWATIATFLIESITLLWIPAKEAAVPNLIPRARLEAANQLTLITTYGLTPVVAAVALAVLDGAVRAATDGAAPDWAEPAQLALWFNALSRLATAVVVAFGIREISQGPSAERDHTEQSMLRQFKEGWQFISQTPLVRGLVLGIFGAFAGGGIVIGTARFFANSLGAGDAAFYLLFGAIFIGLAIGIGLGPMIVKEMSRRRWFGMSIVLASAAVMTLSFAIHLSMAMMGAVLVGAGAGMAFLAGTTLLGGEIADEVRGRVFAVVQIGTRLVLILAIALSSLLAGVGGSRRFEIANLGISISSTRLLLLAAGLAGIFAGISAFGQMDDKKGVPVLADLWGSVRGRPLTPAEPFVSAGLFVVFEGGEGAGKSTQLALLAARLRDQGRDVVVTREPGATGIGERIRSLLLGQPGSEVPSPRAEALLYAADRAHHVATVVRPALARGAVVVSDRYIDSSLAYQGAGRTLPVDEVSWLSSWATGGLKPDLVVLLDIDPHTGLSRVAVRSGATDHLEAESVSFHERVRYAFLDLAATDPKHYLVLDAARPADEIADEVARRITELLGTPTGGPNSSAAGGPNPSAVNGPNPSAASRPDTSVQSELSDPKLVTMERQS
- a CDS encoding DNA polymerase III subunit delta' — protein: MPDVFADLVGQDETVEALRRAAADAATILRAGPPDLTAPDGAAPTSDGALAQIGSTRPGEHEPGAGMTHAWIFTGPPGSGRSVAARAFAAALQCLHGTGCGSCPGCHTTMAGTHADVRLVVPEGLSIGVNEMRALVLRAASTPSGGRWQVVVIEDADRLTEAAGNALLKAVEEPPPRTVFLLCAPSTHPDDISVTIRSRCRVVPLRQPAPAAVAEVLVRRDGVEPDVARWAAAAAQGHVGRARRLARDPEARARRDAVLAVPRQLTGVGAAIDAAAALIGAAEAEAAASVADTDAAERAALETALGAGGTGRGAAGAFRGAAGQVKELERRQKSRATRAQRDALDRALVDLAGFYRDALTMALHAPVEPVNTDTSTVAGAGARKWEADGALRRLEAVLACRTAIEANVKPRIAVEAMMLALWKG
- a CDS encoding YbaB/EbfC family nucleoid-associated protein → MPRGEIDESWIEEAVQRYRRIEFLQAEFDQAVTKVEVTVRSPDGLVEVVVTAGGRITDVRFLGALQNRHPRDIAGSVQAAVAAAADAAQWAREKLHNETFADYRPLTGA
- a CDS encoding PSP1 domain-containing protein — translated: MGMLCAVSFHRYGRLYYLDPGEFRPQVGDKVLVPTDEGPEVAECVWAAQWTSDDTDGFPRLAGLAQEEDLRRDEALRRRRAEAKVAAKRLIREHGLPMKVVAVDHVRGGTEGGERSTIYFTAPHRVDFRSLVRDLGATLRCRVELRQLSARDSARVQGGIGSCGRDLCCATFLTDFEPVTIRMAKDQDLPLNPLRISGACGRLMCCLKFEHPLYSESSAYPASGQRVETPAGTAKVVSRHPPSETVTVRQIADGSTRRCALSDVCGSRQAYDTRDRT